ACGACGACGGCGCCCGGGTGCACACCAACTCCTGGGGCCCGGTGACGCCGAGCGTCGCCTACGACGCGAGTTGCCGCGAGATCGACGACTTCGTCTGGACCCACCCGGACCAGGTGATCCTCTACGCCGCCGGCAACCACGGCGTCGACCGGGACAAGGACGGCGTGATCGACGAGAAGCTGGTCGGCGGGGAAGGCGCGGCGAAGAACTGCATCACCGTCGGGGCCAGCGAGAGCCTCCGTCCTGACATCGAGATCACCTACGGCAGCTGGAATTCGAGCGCGTGGCCAGTAGCGCCGATCAACCCTGACCTGTGGGCCAACAACAAGGACGGCATGGCCGCGTTCTCCGACCGCGGCCCGACCCAGGAGGGCCGGATCAAACCGGACGTGGTCGCCCCCGGCACCTCGATCCTGTCCACACTGTCCCGCAACGCTCCGATGTCCTCGGACTTCGGCACGTCCACCGACCCGCTGTACTTCTTCGAGGCCGGTACCTCGATGGCTACCCCGCTCGTGGCCGGTTGCGCGGCCGTGCTCCGGCAGACCCTGGTCAAGAACGGCAACCCGACCCCGAGCGCCGCCCTGGTCAAGGCCCTCCTGATCAACGGCGCGGTGGAGCTGCCCGGCCAGTACAGCCCGACCGAGGCCGGCGCATCGCCGAACAACGCTTCCGGCTGGGGCCGCGTCGACCTGGCCGGTTCGGTTATCATCCCGGGCCCGAACGCCGACGCCGGGTTCGGCGAGGGCGGCCCGTTGAAGCAGGGCGAGGAGGACAGCTTCCCGATCACCATCGGGGAGGGTCACCAGCACAAGAAAGCAGCTGACGTCGCCCCGGCCGCCCTCGGCTCGTCGCTGAAGATCACCCTGGTCTGGACGGATCCGCCCGGCCCGCAGTTGCAGAACGATCTCGACCTGATCGTCATCGCCGCCGACGGCGCCGAACGCCACGGCAACTGCGGCACCAGCAAGAACTTCGATCGGTCCAACAACGTCGAGCAGGTCGTCTGGGACAACATGCCGGCCGGCGAGGCCCGGATCGTCATCCGGGCGTTCCGCATCACCCAGTTCCCGCAGCCCTACGCCTACGCCTGGCGCACGCACTGACTTCTCGACCGGGCCCGCGCCGCGATCGTCACAGCGTCGGCAGTTTGTCCGGACTGCGCACCAGGTCGAGCCGGACGATCCGGCCGTCCCGGACCGTCAGGGAGGCGACGGTGTCGACCCGGTCTCCGTCCATGAAGACGAAGCCGGGCAGACCGTTGACCAGGCTCGGCCGGACCCATTGCCCCGGGCCGGCCTTGCGCAGGATGCCCAGCACGAAGCGGCCCACATGGTCAGCTCCGTGCACCGGGCGTCGCGCCGAGCTGACCACGCCGCCGCCGTCGCTGGTCAGCACCACGTCCGGGTCCAGGACCGTGAGCAACGCGGCGAGGTCGCCACCGGCCGCGGCGCCGGCGAAGGCGGCCACGGCGGCGTCGTGCTCGGCCCGGTCCACCTCGACCCGCGGCGCCCTGGCCGCGACGTGGGCCCTGGCCCGCACGGCCAACTGACGGACCGCCGCCGGGGTACGGCCCACGGTGGAGGCGACCTCGGCGAACGGCATGCCGAACAGGTCGTGCAGAACCCACGCGATGCGCTCGGCCGGGCTGAGCGTCTCCAGCACGACCAGCAGGGCGTAGCTGATCGACTCGTCCAACGTCACCCGGTCGGCGGGGTCGGCGTCGGCGGCCACCAGCGGCTCCGGCAGCCACGAGCCGACGTACGTCTCACGGCGCAGCCGGGCCGACCGCAGGGCATCCAACGCCAGCCGAGCCACGGCCACCGTCGCCCAGGCCTCGACGTCGAGCACCGGGTCCCGCGCGTCGGCCGCGGCCAATCTCGACCAGCAATCGGAGACCACGTCCTGCGCCTCGGCCCGGCTGCCGAGCACCGCATAGGCGATCCTGATCAGGCGGGGCCGGGCCTCGTCGAAGTCGGCGGCCAGGTCGTCCGACCTCGTCATCGGCCCGAGCCGACCGGGAACTGCTCTCCGAGCCACTGCGTGAAGGTCTGTCGTCCACGGGGGCCGTCCTGCAGCGGGAGCAGGCCGTCGCCCGCCATCGCGGTCCCGGCCCGGCCCGGGAATCGGATCGGCAGTATGAAGCGGGGTCGCCCCCGGTGGGCGTTCACCGCCCTCACCATCGCGATCATGTCCTCTACCCGCGGTCCGGCCAGGTCCGGTGTGCGGCCCACCGGCTCACCGGCCGCCAGCTCGACCAGGGCTTGCGCCACCTCAGCCGCGGCGATCGGCTGCGACCGCATCCGCGGGACCAGCGCCGGTCCGCGTCCGCGATCCAGAAACTGCCCGGCGAACTCGTGGAACTGGGTGGCCCGGAGCACGCTCACCGGCGCGCCGGAGCCCAACACCAATTCCTCCTGGGCCCGTTTGCCCTGGTAGTAACCGAAATCGACCCGGTCGACCCCGACGATCGACAGCGCGACGTGGTGTCGGACCCCGGCTCGGCGGCCCGAGTCCAACAGGTGCCGCGATGCCGAGGTGAAGAACCGCACCGACTTCGCTCTCCCGATCGTGGTCACGTTGCTGACGTCGATCAGAGTGTCCACACCGGCCAGGGCCTCGTCCAGACCCTGGCCGGTGGTGATGTCCACCCCCGCCGACCGGGCCAGGACGACGCTGCCGTGACCGGCGTCCTGCAACGCACCCACCACTTTCCGACCCAGCAGGCCGGTCCCGCCGGCTACCGCAACTCGCATGTTCACTGCCCTGCTTTCGTTCGACGACGTGGCCCTGCCCATATCGACGACGCAGCTCCGCGTTCTGTGACACGGACCGGCAAGTGCGGGCCGGCCCCGACCGAACCGCCGGCGTGAAGGCGCTGCCGTCAGTTCCGTTCCTGCATCGGCATGACGACCTCGCGCACGATCAGCTGGACGGCCGCGGCGACCGGCACGGCCAGCACCGCTCCGGTGACACCGAGCAGGGCGCCGCCGACGAGCAGGGCGACCACCACCGCGCCGGTCGAGATATCGACCTGGCGGCGCATCACCCGCGGGTACAGCCAGTAGGCCTCGAACAGGTGCTGGGTCAGGTAGAACGCCGCGGCCACGATGCCCACCGTGATCGACTGGGTGAACCCGAGCAGGGTCATCGACACGCCCACGATGATGGGTCCGACCACCGGCACGAAGTCCAGCACGGCCGCGCCCAGAGCGATGGCCCACGGGTAGGGCAGACCCACGATCGCGGCGAACACACCGGCGACCAGGCCGGCCTGGATGGCCACCAGTGTGGCCCCAACCAGGTAGCCGCCCATCTGCTTGAAGATCTTGTCGCCGAGGTCG
This window of the Nakamurella panacisegetis genome carries:
- a CDS encoding S8 family serine peptidase codes for the protein MAVISINGITVDPAQQAQELRTAGLEAVDAAESDHILIQTDAPLDPSQKAALADLGVQIREYVSENTYLADYPGTDLTRIRDLDFVTWADVYLRVFKIAPALLPDGTGRSDVRALAELAPGVDGRDEQVELLLHPGVDPTPELVSDVAQAAGVPADEVVVTPHKLRLPTTSGRLPDLARFDEIREIHPIPKRTLFNNVARGILDATVVINGTNYDGDGELVAVADTGFDKGDTTDVHPAFTGRVEKLYALGRPGLTDDPNGHGTHVAGSVLGDGNSPTMGGAIQGTAPAAHLILQSLLDSSDGLGGIPADLHQLFQPTYDDGARVHTNSWGPVTPSVAYDASCREIDDFVWTHPDQVILYAAGNHGVDRDKDGVIDEKLVGGEGAAKNCITVGASESLRPDIEITYGSWNSSAWPVAPINPDLWANNKDGMAAFSDRGPTQEGRIKPDVVAPGTSILSTLSRNAPMSSDFGTSTDPLYFFEAGTSMATPLVAGCAAVLRQTLVKNGNPTPSAALVKALLINGAVELPGQYSPTEAGASPNNASGWGRVDLAGSVIIPGPNADAGFGEGGPLKQGEEDSFPITIGEGHQHKKAADVAPAALGSSLKITLVWTDPPGPQLQNDLDLIVIAADGAERHGNCGTSKNFDRSNNVEQVVWDNMPAGEARIVIRAFRITQFPQPYAYAWRTH
- the sigJ gene encoding RNA polymerase sigma factor SigJ, encoding MTRSDDLAADFDEARPRLIRIAYAVLGSRAEAQDVVSDCWSRLAAADARDPVLDVEAWATVAVARLALDALRSARLRRETYVGSWLPEPLVAADADPADRVTLDESISYALLVVLETLSPAERIAWVLHDLFGMPFAEVASTVGRTPAAVRQLAVRARAHVAARAPRVEVDRAEHDAAVAAFAGAAAGGDLAALLTVLDPDVVLTSDGGGVVSSARRPVHGADHVGRFVLGILRKAGPGQWVRPSLVNGLPGFVFMDGDRVDTVASLTVRDGRIVRLDLVRSPDKLPTL
- a CDS encoding SDR family oxidoreductase, encoding MRVAVAGGTGLLGRKVVGALQDAGHGSVVLARSAGVDITTGQGLDEALAGVDTLIDVSNVTTIGRAKSVRFFTSASRHLLDSGRRAGVRHHVALSIVGVDRVDFGYYQGKRAQEELVLGSGAPVSVLRATQFHEFAGQFLDRGRGPALVPRMRSQPIAAAEVAQALVELAAGEPVGRTPDLAGPRVEDMIAMVRAVNAHRGRPRFILPIRFPGRAGTAMAGDGLLPLQDGPRGRQTFTQWLGEQFPVGSGR